A region of the Mycobacterium sp. NBC_00419 genome:
GATCAGCGCGCACTTCGACTCGATGTTGGTCAAGCTCACCTGCCGCGGTCGCGACTTTCCGACCGCGGTGGCCCGGGCCATGCGCGCGGTCGCCGAGTTCCGCATCCGCGGTGTGTCGACGAACATCCCGTTCCTGCAAGCAGTTCTGGACGATCCGGACTTCCAGGCCGGGCGCGTCACGACCTCGTTCATCGACGAGCGCCCGCAGCTGCTGACCTCGCGCACGTCGGCAGACCGCGGAACCAAGATGCTCAAGTTCCTCGCCGAGGTCACGGTGAACTCGCCGTACCAGGACCCCGACCGGGTCTACCCCCAGGACAAACTGCCCGCCATCGACATCGCGGGCAGCACACCGGCGCCGGGCAGCAAGCAGCGCCTGACCGAACTGGGCCCCGCGGGATTCGCCACGTGGCTCAAGGATTCTGCGGCCGTCGGCGTGACCGACACGACCTTCCGCGACGCCCACCAATCGTTGCTGGCGACCCGGGTGCGATCATCCGGCCTGCTGACGGTGGCCCCCTACATCGCCCGGATGATGCCGCAGCTGTTGTCCATCGAATGCTGGGGTGGCGCGACTTACGATGTGGCGCTTCGCTTCCTGAAGGAAGACCCGTGGGAGCGGCTGATCGCCCTGCGCGAGGCGATCCCCAACATCTGTCTGCAGATGCTGCTGCGCGGCCGCAACACCGTGGGCTACACGCCCTACCCGGAGACGGTGACGCATGCGTTCGTCGACGAGGCCGCCCGCAGCGGCGTCGATATCTTCCGGATCTTCGACGCACTCAACAACGTCGAATCGATGCGGCCCGCGATCGACGCGGTGCGCGACACCGGAACAGCGGTCGCCGAAGTGGCAATGTCCTACACCGGCGACCTGTCCAACCCCGCCGAAACGCTCTACACGCTGGACTACTGGCTTCGGCTGGCCGAGCAGATCGTCGACGCGGGCGCACATGTGCTGGCCATCAAGGACATGGCCGGCCTGCTGCGTCCACCGGCGGCACACACGCTGGTCTCGGCCTTGTGCAGCCGCTTCGACCTACCGGTGCACGTCCACACCCACGACACCCCGGGCGGGCAGCTGGCCACCTACACCGCGGCCTGGCACGCCGGAGCCAGCGCGGTCGACGGGGCGGCCGCCCCGCTGTCGGGCACCACCAGCCAGCCGCCGCTGTCGGCGATCGTCGCGGCCGCCGCGCACACCACGTTCGACACCGGACTGGATCTGGGCGCGGTATGCGACCTGGAGCCGTACTGGGAGTCGCTGCGGCGGGTCTACGCCCCGTTCGAGGCTGGCCTGCCCGCGCCGACCGGGCGCGTCTACCACCACGAGATTCCCGGCGGTCAGCTGAGCAACCTGCGCACGCAGGCCATCGCGTTGGGCCTGGGTGACCGATTCGAGGATGTCGAGAACGCCTACGCCGGTGCCGACCGGATCCTGGGCAGGCTGGTCAAGGTGACCCCGTCGAGCAAGGTCGTCGGGGATCTGGCGCTGGCCCTGGTCGGAGCCGGAATCACCGCCGAGGACTTCGCCGCCGACCCCGCCCGCCACGACATCCCGGACTCGGTGATCGGATTCCTGCGCGGCGAGCTCGGTGACCCGCCCGGCGGCTGGCCGGAACCGTTGCGCACCAAGGCATTACAGGGACGCGAGCCGGCGAAGCCCGAGCAGCCACTGTCGGCCGAGGACGAGAAGGTGCTCGCCGAACCCGGCCCGGTCCGCCAGGCCGCGTTGAACCGGCTGCTGTTCCCCGGCCCCACCCGCGAATTCGAGGCCCACCGCGAGGAATACGGCGACACCTCGGGCCTGAGCGCCAACCAGTTCTTCCGGGGCTTGCGCCACGGCGACGAGCATCGCATCCAGCTCGAACGCGGCGTCCAGCTGATCGTCGGGCTCGAAGCGATCTCCGATCCCGACGAGCGTGGCATGCGCACCGTCATGTGCATCATCAACGGCCAGCTGCGACCGGTGGCGGTCCGCGACCACAGCATCGCCGACACGGTGCCCACCGCCGAGAAGGCCGATCGCACCAACCCCGATCACGTCGCCGCTCCGTTCGCGGGGGTGGTCACCGTCGGAGTGTCTGTCGGCGACGAGGTCAAGGCCGGGCAGACCATCGCGACCATCGAGGCGATGAAGATGGAGGCGGCGATCACCGCGCCCAAGGCCGGCACCGTCAACCGGGTCGCGGTCGCGAGTACGGCCGGGGTTGAGGGTGGCGACCTGCTGGTGGTGATCGGGGGATCAGGACCGGCGGGCAGGAGCGAAGCGACCCGGGGATCAGGACCGGCGGGCAGGAGCGAAGCGACCGGGGGATCGACCTGACCCGGATCGTTGCCGGTGTGGCGGGGGGCCGGCGAATCGACGTGCCGCCCAAGGGAACTCGGCCGACCACCGACAGGGTGCGCGAAGCGCTGTTCAGCGCGCTGGCCGCGCGGCGCGACTTCGACGGACTGCACGTTCTCGATCTGTTCGCCGGCTCGGGCGCGCTCGGGCTCGAGGCGCTGTCCCGCGGTGCGGCCTCGGCGGTATTCGTCGAAAGCGATTCGCGCGCAGCGGCGGTCATCACCCGCAACATCGCCACCCTCGGGCTGGCTGGCGCGACGGTACGCCGCGGTGCGGTGGCCGCGGTGCTGACGGGAGCTGCGCCGCGGCCGGCGGATCTGGTGCTGGCCGACCCGCCCTACGACGTGCCCGCGGCCGAGGTCGACGCCATGCTGGCGCAACTCGTACGCAACGGCTGGGTCGCCCCCGAAGCGGTGGTGGTCGTCGAGCGGTCGGTCTCCTCACCGCCGGTGAGCTGGCCGTCGGACTGGACGGCCTGGTCTGTGCGCCGCTACGGCGACACCCGGGTCGAGGCCGCTGAGGTGCCGTGAGTGCCTGCTAGCGTCTGCGTATGAGTGGCGCTGTCTGCCCGGGATCGTTCGACCCGGTGACGTTGGGGCACGTCGACATCTTCGAGCGCGCCGCGGCACAGTTCGACGAGGTGGTCGTCGCGGTGCTGATCAACCCGAACAAGTCCGGGATGTTCGACATCGACGAGCGCATCGCGATGATCGAGGAATCGACCAGCCATCTGCCGAACCTGCGGGCCGAGTCCGGCCGCGGCCTGGTCGTCGACTTCGTCAAGCAGCGCGGCCTGACCGCGATCGTCAAAGGGCTGCGCACCGGAACGGACTTCGAGTACGAGCTGCAGATGGCGCAGATGAACAAGCACATCGCCGGGGTGGACACGTTCTTCGTCGCGACCACACCGCAGTACTCGTTCGTGTCGTCGTCACTGGCCAAAGAGGTGGCCACCTTCGGCGGCGATGTCTCGGCTCTGCTGCCCGACGCGGTGAACCGCCGCCTGCAGGCCAAGCTGGCCGATCGGCGCTGACCCCCGGGCTCTGCGCCCGCGAGTGAGCGGTTTCGTACGCGACACGCCGCGGCCTCAGGATCAGATTGCACACTCGCGGATAGGTGCGTCTCGGTGCCGGCAGGCCGACATAATGGTCGAAGAGCGCGGAGTGACCCGCCCTCTGACCAGTGGTCCTGCCAGATTCGGTTGCCGACACACCGATACACCACCGCAGTCACAGGCGTAACACCAGGCACACTGGTCACTACCAACTACGCCAGGAGGGCGGCGCCGTGTACCGAGTTTTTGAAGCGCTCGACGAACTGAGCGCAATCGTCGAGGAAGCCCGGGGCGTGCCGATGACGGCCGGCTGCGTCGTTCCGCGCGGTGATGTGCTGGAACTGGTCGACGACATCAAGGACGCAATCCCCGGCGAACTCGACGACGCCCAGGACGTGCTCGACGCCCGCGACGCGCTGCTGCGCGAAGCCAAGGAGCACGCCGACTCCATGGTCGGCAACGCCACCGCCGAGGCCGACTCGCTGCTCAGCCACTCCCGCGCCGAGGCCGACCGACTGCTGGCCGACGCCAAGTCGCAGGCTGACCGCATGGTGGCCGAAGCCCGCCAGCACAGCGAGCGCATGGTGCACGAGGCCCGCGAGGAGACATCGCGGCTGGCTGCGACGTCCAAGCGCGAGTACGAAGCCGCCACCAGCCGAGCCAAGGCCGAGGCCGACCGCCTGGTGGAGAGCGGCAACATGTCCTACGAGAAGGCCGTCCAGGAAGGCATCAAGGAGCAGCAGCGACTGGTCTCCCAGACCGAGGTCGTACAGGCTGCCAACGCTGAGGCCACCAAGCTCATCGACACCGCACACGCCGAAGCCGACCGGTTGCGCGGCGAGTGCGACATCTACGTCGACAACAAGCTTGCCCAGTTCGAGGACTACCTCAATGGCACGTTGCGCTCGGTGAGCCGCGGCCGTCACCAGTTGCGCACCGCCGCCGGAACCCACGACTACGTGCAGCACTGAGCCGTCCTGACAGGGCGGTCAGCGTAGGCGACGGCCGCCCGCAATACTGACCGCCATGACAATTCCGGGGCGCCTGGCTGGCGTCGCGTTCGTGGCCGCCGGAGTATTCGTCGCGCTGCAGAGCACGCCCACCCCCACCGCGGTGCGGTTGACCTCCTTTGACGTGCCGCTGTCACCCGTGGGCGGGGCCAACCACCGCACGTTGGTCGGCCCGGCGGTCTCGGCGGCGGCAGTGACGACGCCAATCCGGACCCCGGGCGACATCGCCGCGATCTTCATCTCCAACGGCACTGCCGAGCACCCCGACGCGGGCTTGCTACTCGGCAATGGCTATAGCTACGACTCCGCCAGCTGCGCAGGCACCTCCACGTGCAGCGGCGGTCGCGGCGGGCTGATCTTCGGTAACGGTGGCAACGGGTACAACGGCGGCAACGGCGGAAACGCCGGCTTGTTCGGCGGCAGCGCCGGTGACGGCGGCGCCGGGGTGGACGCCGAGTACGGCGCGGACGGCACCGCCACCGCCGCGGGCAGAGGTGGCCGCGGCGGAAACGCGGGCCTGTTCGGCGCCGGCGGCGCGGGTGGCGCCGGCGGCACTGACTTCGGGAGTAGCGATTCGGCACTGGTGGTCGACGCCACCGGTGGCCTCGGCGGTAGCGGTGGCCGGGGCGGGCTGATCCGGGGTCGGGGCGGCAGCGGCGGCGACGGCGGCTACGGCGCAACCGGCAACGGTCGGGCCAGCGGCGGAGCCGGTGGCCGCGGGGGAGACGCCGGATTGTTCGGCAGCGGCGGCGATGCCGGCGGCGGTGGCAGCGCCGCTCACGGTGACGGCTCGGCCGACGGCGCCACCGGTGGTGCCGGAGGCGCGGGCGGCCGTGGCGGCCTGCTGATGGGCAACGCCGGCAACGGGGGCAACGGCGGCGGCTACAGCGGACCCGACGATCTGGGCGTGACGAGCATCTACGGCCCGGCTGTCGGGGGTGCGGGTGGGCCCGGCGGCCAAGCCACCCTGGGCTCTGCGGGTGTCGGCGGCGTCGGCGGTGGTGCGTCCGCGTACGCCGGCGGGGATGCCACCGGTGGCGCAGGCGGTGCCGGTGGCAGCGTTGTGTTGGTCGGCGCCGGCGGTGCCGGCGGGACGGGCGGGCTCGCTGACATGCAGGGAGATGGCATCGCACTCGGCGGCTCCGGTGGCCAGGGTGGCTCCAGCGGTGTCCTGCTCGGCGGCACCGGCGGGACGGGCGGAAAGGGCGGGTACGCGGGCGGCTACCGGCATGGTGGGGCCGTCGTGACCGCTGGCAGCGGCGGAGCAGGTGGTGCGGGGTCGATCGGGGCTGCCGGCGGTGACGGCGGATCCGGCGGTGACGCCGATGGCTATGCCGGGCTGAACGCCTACGGTGGCGCGGGCGGCCGAGGCGGCGACGCCCGCCTGGCCGGGACCGGCGGCGCCGGGGGAGTCGGCGGCTACGGCTGGGTCAACTATGAGGGCACTGGCACCGGAGTCGGCGGTGCGGGCGGCAGCGGCGGTGCCGGTGGCGCGTTCGCTCGCGGCGGCGCCGGAGGCGACGGCGGGGTGGGGGAGTCGGATTCCGGTGCGGGGGTCGGCGGTACCGGCGGGCAGGGCGGCGCCGGTGGGACGTTCGGCGACGGCGGTGGTGGCGGCGTCGGCGGCGAGGCCGTCACCGGTTCGGGAGACGGCGAGAACGGCGGCGATGCGACGGGCGGCACCGGCGGAACCGGCGGCGCCGGTGGAAGTTTCGCCTCGGGCGGCCCTGGGGGCGACGGCGGCGGCAGCTCGGTGCAGACCAATGATGTTGCTACCACCGCGATCAGCACCGGTGGGTCGGGCGGCGCAGGCGGCTCCGGCGGGTTCCGCGGCAACGGCGGTGGCGGCGGCAACGGGGGTGATGCGGCGGCCAGCGGCACCCAGGCCGGCAATGTGGTCAAGGCCGGCGGCGCCGGTGGTGCGAGCGGTCAGGCCGGTGCGCGCGGCAAGCCCGGGGCAACGGGCCATCCCGGCAGCCCGTGACGATGTCCTGGACGCGCGGACCCGCTGACCGGTAACCGTCCTGATCGGTGCGGCCCGGGCCCTAAGATCGGGGGTTATGGCGAGCTCACACCGTGCGAAAACGCACCCCGATGCGCGGTTGCCGCTCATCTTCGACGTGTCCAAGCTCGGCCGCCGGCCCGGCTCGATGATGGAAGTGCACGAGACGGTACCCAGCCCGTCGCGCATCGGACTCGACCTGATCGCTATCGATCGCGGCGCCGACCTCGACTTGGACCTGCGGCTGGAGTCGGTGTCCGAGGGCGTTCTGGTGTCGGGCACCGTGCATGCACCGACCAGTGGTGAATGCGCCCGGTGCCTGGGGCCGGCCGCGGGCGAGGTCGAGATTGAGCTGACCGAGTTGTTCGCCTACCCCGACAGCGAGACCGAGTCCACCACCGAGGAGGACGAGGTGGGCCACGTCATCGATCAGACCGTCAACATCGAACAGGCCATCGTCGACGCCGTCGGGCTCGCCCTGCCGTTCGTGCCGTTGTGTTCCGAGGACTGCCTGGGGCTGTGCCCCGACTGCGGCGTCGCACTGGCCACCGCCGAACCCGGCCATCACCACGACAAGATCGATCCGCGCTGGGCGAAGCTGGCCGGCATGGTGGGCGACGGAGACGAGCAGGCAGACCCGTCGTGACGCCCCCGCGCCAACACCTGCTGGACGCGCTGGGTGTCGAGTTGCCTGAAGAGCTGCTGACTCTTGCGCTGACCCACCGCAGCTACGCCTACGAACATGGTGGGCTGCCCACCAACGAACGCCTCGAGTTCCTCGGCGACGCGGTCCTCGGCCTGACCGTGACCGACGAACTCTTCCATCGCCACCCCGAGCGCACCGAGGGTGATCTGGCCAAGCTGCGCGCCAGTGTGGTCAACACCCATGCCCTGGCCGACGTGGCGCGAGACCTCACCGACGAAGGCCTCGGCGCACATCTGCTGCTGGGGCGCGGTGAGGTCAACACCGGTGGCGCCGACAAATCCAGCATCCTGGCCGACGGGATGGAATCGCTGCTGGGCGCGGTGTATCTGCACCACGGCGTCGAGGTCGCCCGCGAGGTCATTCTGCGACTGTTCGGCGATCTGCTCGACACGGCCCCGACCCTGGGTGCGGGTCTGGACTGGAAGACCAGCCTGCAGGAACTCACCGCCGCACGGAGTCTGGGCCCGCCGTCCTACGTCGTGACCTCGACCGGCCCCGACCACGACAAGGAGTTCACCGCCATCGTGATGGTGACGGACACCGAGTACGGCAGCGGTGTCGGCCGGTCGAAGAAGGAGGCCGAGCAGAAGGCCGCCGCGGCCGCCTGGAAGGCGCTGGAAAAGGCTTGACACACAGCATGATTCAACTCACCGATGCCTGAGCTTCCCGAAGTCGAGGTGGTGCGCCGCGGATTGCAGGCCCACGCCGCGGGCAAGACGATCACCGCGGTGCGGGTGCACCATCCGCGGGCGGTGCGCCGCCACGAAGCCGGTGCCGGCGACCTCACTGCCCGGCTACTCGGCGCCACCATCCTCGGCACCGACCGGCGGGGAAAATACCTGTGGCTCACCCTCTCCGACGACGAGGCGCTGGTGGTGCATCTCGGGATGAGTGGTCAGATGCTGCTGGGGCCGGTCCCGAATACCGACCATCTGCGGATCGCGACGCTGCTCGATGACGGCACCGCGCTGAGCTTCGTCGACCAGCGCACGTTCGGCGGCTGGCAGCTGGCTGATCTGGTGACCGTCGACGGTAGCCGGGTACCCGCGCCCGTGGCGCATATCGCCCGCGACCCGCTCGATCCGCTGTTCGACCGCGATGCCGTCGTTACGGTGTTGCGCCGCAAGCATTCCGAGATCAAACGGCAGCTCCTCGACCAGACCGTGGTCTCCGGGATCGGCAACATCTATGCCGACGAGGCACTGTGGCGGGCGAAGATCAACGGTGCCCGGCTGGCCGAGAAGCTGACCCGGCGCCAGCTCGGGGAGCTGCTGGATGCGGCCGCCGAGGTGATGCGCGAGGCGCTGGGGCAAGGCGGTACGTCGTTCGACTCGCTGTACGTCAACGTCAACGGCCAGTCCGGCTACTTCGACCGGTCGCTCAACGCCTACGGCCAGGAAGATCGAAGCTGCCGGCGCTGCGGGGCGGTGATCCGCCGGGAGAAGTTCATGAACCGGTCGTCGTTCTACTGCCCGAACTGTCAGCCCGCACCGCGCAGGCCGACTCGGTGACAAGGATGCCGGCAACGGCGGGAGGGTGATACATGGAGCAACATCGCATCGAAATCCGTTCGGGCGCAGACCTGACACTGGCTCCTGGCGCCATCAACCCGGAGTGGATCATCGACGGCGATCCGCAGATCCGCAGCACCTGGTGGTCGAGTGATACCGACGGCCTGGCGGGCAACTTCGTGTGGGATTGCACCGCGGGCAGGTTCCGCTGGTACTTCGGTTGCGACGAGACCGTGCACATCATCGAGGGCGAGGTCGAGGTGAGCGCGGACGGTGTGCCCCCGACGTGGCTGCGGGCCGGCGACTCGGCGATCTTCCGGACCGGCACCTGGGCGACCTGGTACGTGCCGACCTACGTCCGCAAGCATGCGGTGGTGCGCACCAACCTGCCCTGGCCGTTGCGCAAGCAGGTCACCGTCGGCCGGCGCGCCAAACACCTGCTGCGGCGGATGCTCGGCCGCGGCCCGGCTCCGCAGCCACAGCTGTGACGGTGCGGTGGAATATCCCCGCGCCGGTGGATGTAGGAATGTGCCATGACTGAACTGTGGGTGGAGCGCACCGGTATCCGGCGCTATACGGGGCGCAGCAGCCGCGGCGCGGAAGTCCTGATCGGCTCGGAGACCGACGACGGCGTCTTCACACCCGGTGAGCTGCTCAAGATCGCGCTGGCCGGTTGCAGTGGCCTGAGCAGTGACCAGCCGTTGCGCCGCCGTCTGGGCGACGAGTTCCAGGCGGTCATCAAGGTCTCCGGTGACGCCGACCGGGACCAGGAGCGTTACCCGCTGCTGCAGGAGAAGCTGGAGATCGACCTGTCCGGGCTGTCGGCCGAGGAGGTGGAACGGCTGATCGTGGTGGTCAACCGCGCCATCGACCAGGTCTGCACCGTCGGACGCACGCTGAAGAACGGCGCGCAGGTGAACTTCGAGGTGACCGACGTTGGCCGAGCCTGACGTTCGCCTGACCGCCTGGGTGCACGGCCACGTCCAAGGCGTGGGTTTCCGCTGGTGGACGCGGTCGCGGGCGCTGGAACTGGGCCTGACCGGCTACGCAGGCAACCAGGCCGACGGCCGTGTCCTGGTGGTCGCCCAGGGTCCGCGGGCCGATTGTGAGCGGCTTCTGGAGTTGCTGCGGGGCGATTCGACCCCCGGTTCGGTGGACACAGTGGTCGCCGACTTCACCGAACCCGGCGAGCCGATTACCGGGTTCCGCGAGCGCTGAGCCGCCCGCCGGTAATCTCACTGCACGTGTACCTCAAGAGTCTGACGCTGAAGGGCTTCAAGTCGTTCGCGTCCCCGACGACTCTGCGCTTCGAACCCGGCATCACCTGCGTCGTCGGTCCCAATGGCTCGGGCAAGTCCAACGTTGTCGATGCTCTGACCTGGGTGATGGGCGAGCAGGGGGCCAAGACCCTGCGCGGCGGCAAGATGGAGGACGTCATTTTCGCCGGCACCTCGACGCGAGCCCCGCTGGGGCGCGCCGAGGTCACCTTGACCATCGACAACTCCGACAACGCACTACCCATCGAATACTCCGAGGTCTCGATCACCCGGCGGATGTTCCGCGACGGCGCCGGCGAGTACGAGATCAACGGCAGCAGCTGCCGACTGATGGACATCCAGGAACTGCTCAGTGACTCCGGCATCGGCCGGGAGATGCACGTCATCGTCGGGCAGGGGCGCCTGTCACAGATCCTCGAATCGCGGCCCGAAGACCGCCGGGCCTTCATCGAGGAAGCCGCCGGTGTGCTCAAGCACCGCAAGCGCAAGGAAAAGGCCGTCCGCAAGCTCGAGTCGATGTCGGCCAACCTGGCCCGCCTGACCGACCTGACCACCGAACTGCGCCGTCAGCTCAAACCGTTGGGCCGCCAGGCCGAGATGGCGCGGCGCGCCCAGACCATCCAGGCCGACCTTCGCGACGCCCGGCTGCGGCTGGCAGCCGACGACCTGGTGGCCCGGCGTAACGAGTTCGCCGGCGCCGACACCACCGAGACGACGCTGCGCCGCGAGCATGACGAGGCCGCGCAGCGGCTGGCCGTGGCCACCGAGGCGCTGGCCACCCACGAAGCCGCTGTCGCAACCCTCTCGGAGCGCACCGACGCCGCCCAGCAGGCCTGGTTCCGGTTCTCGGCGCTCGCCGAGCGGGTCAGCGCCACCGTGCGCATCGCCAGCGAGCGGGCGCAGTACCTGGACAGCGAGCCGGAGGCCAGCAGCGGGCCCGACCCCGACGCGCTCGAGGCGCAGGCCGACGAGATCGCCGCCCGCGAGCAGCAGCTGTTGGCCGAGCTGACCGAGGCCCGCACCCGGCTGGAAGCGGCCCGTGCCGAACAGACCGAGAAGGAGCGCGCGGCCGCCGAAGCTGAACGGGCTCACATGGCCGCCGTCCGGGCCGAGGCCGATCGCCGAGAAGGCTTGGCGCGGTTGGCCGGTCAGGTCGAGACGATGCGCGCCCGGGTCGAGTCCATCGAC
Encoded here:
- a CDS encoding pyruvate carboxylase; this translates as MISKVLVANRGEIAIRAFRAAYEMGIGTVAVYPYEDRNSLHRLKADESYQIGDIGHPVRAYLSVGEIVETALACGADAIYPGYGFLSENPELAAACATAGITFIGPDAGILELTGNKSRAIAAAREAGLPVLASSPPSALVDELVTAAATMEFPLFVKAVAGGGGRGMRRVSDPDALPEAIEAASREAESAFGDPTVFLEQAVINPRHIEVQILADTHGNVIHLYERDCSVQRRHQKVIELAPAPNLDEVLRERMCADAVAFARHIGYSCAGTVEFLLDERGQHVFIEMNPRIQVEHTVTEEITDVDLVSSQLKIAAGATLEELGLSQDAVRPHGAALQCRITTEDPANGFRPDTGRISTYRSPGGAGIRLDGGTHLGAEISAHFDSMLVKLTCRGRDFPTAVARAMRAVAEFRIRGVSTNIPFLQAVLDDPDFQAGRVTTSFIDERPQLLTSRTSADRGTKMLKFLAEVTVNSPYQDPDRVYPQDKLPAIDIAGSTPAPGSKQRLTELGPAGFATWLKDSAAVGVTDTTFRDAHQSLLATRVRSSGLLTVAPYIARMMPQLLSIECWGGATYDVALRFLKEDPWERLIALREAIPNICLQMLLRGRNTVGYTPYPETVTHAFVDEAARSGVDIFRIFDALNNVESMRPAIDAVRDTGTAVAEVAMSYTGDLSNPAETLYTLDYWLRLAEQIVDAGAHVLAIKDMAGLLRPPAAHTLVSALCSRFDLPVHVHTHDTPGGQLATYTAAWHAGASAVDGAAAPLSGTTSQPPLSAIVAAAAHTTFDTGLDLGAVCDLEPYWESLRRVYAPFEAGLPAPTGRVYHHEIPGGQLSNLRTQAIALGLGDRFEDVENAYAGADRILGRLVKVTPSSKVVGDLALALVGAGITAEDFAADPARHDIPDSVIGFLRGELGDPPGGWPEPLRTKALQGREPAKPEQPLSAEDEKVLAEPGPVRQAALNRLLFPGPTREFEAHREEYGDTSGLSANQFFRGLRHGDEHRIQLERGVQLIVGLEAISDPDERGMRTVMCIINGQLRPVAVRDHSIADTVPTAEKADRTNPDHVAAPFAGVVTVGVSVGDEVKAGQTIATIEAMKMEAAITAPKAGTVNRVAVASTAGVEGGDLLVVIGGSGPAGRSEATRGSGPAGRSEATGGST
- the rsmD gene encoding 16S rRNA (guanine(966)-N(2))-methyltransferase RsmD, whose translation is MTRIVAGVAGGRRIDVPPKGTRPTTDRVREALFSALAARRDFDGLHVLDLFAGSGALGLEALSRGAASAVFVESDSRAAAVITRNIATLGLAGATVRRGAVAAVLTGAAPRPADLVLADPPYDVPAAEVDAMLAQLVRNGWVAPEAVVVVERSVSSPPVSWPSDWTAWSVRRYGDTRVEAAEVP
- the coaD gene encoding pantetheine-phosphate adenylyltransferase produces the protein MSGAVCPGSFDPVTLGHVDIFERAAAQFDEVVVAVLINPNKSGMFDIDERIAMIEESTSHLPNLRAESGRGLVVDFVKQRGLTAIVKGLRTGTDFEYELQMAQMNKHIAGVDTFFVATTPQYSFVSSSLAKEVATFGGDVSALLPDAVNRRLQAKLADRR
- the sepIVA gene encoding cell division protein SepIVA, with amino-acid sequence MYRVFEALDELSAIVEEARGVPMTAGCVVPRGDVLELVDDIKDAIPGELDDAQDVLDARDALLREAKEHADSMVGNATAEADSLLSHSRAEADRLLADAKSQADRMVAEARQHSERMVHEAREETSRLAATSKREYEAATSRAKAEADRLVESGNMSYEKAVQEGIKEQQRLVSQTEVVQAANAEATKLIDTAHAEADRLRGECDIYVDNKLAQFEDYLNGTLRSVSRGRHQLRTAAGTHDYVQH
- a CDS encoding PE family protein, yielding MTIPGRLAGVAFVAAGVFVALQSTPTPTAVRLTSFDVPLSPVGGANHRTLVGPAVSAAAVTTPIRTPGDIAAIFISNGTAEHPDAGLLLGNGYSYDSASCAGTSTCSGGRGGLIFGNGGNGYNGGNGGNAGLFGGSAGDGGAGVDAEYGADGTATAAGRGGRGGNAGLFGAGGAGGAGGTDFGSSDSALVVDATGGLGGSGGRGGLIRGRGGSGGDGGYGATGNGRASGGAGGRGGDAGLFGSGGDAGGGGSAAHGDGSADGATGGAGGAGGRGGLLMGNAGNGGNGGGYSGPDDLGVTSIYGPAVGGAGGPGGQATLGSAGVGGVGGGASAYAGGDATGGAGGAGGSVVLVGAGGAGGTGGLADMQGDGIALGGSGGQGGSSGVLLGGTGGTGGKGGYAGGYRHGGAVVTAGSGGAGGAGSIGAAGGDGGSGGDADGYAGLNAYGGAGGRGGDARLAGTGGAGGVGGYGWVNYEGTGTGVGGAGGSGGAGGAFARGGAGGDGGVGESDSGAGVGGTGGQGGAGGTFGDGGGGGVGGEAVTGSGDGENGGDATGGTGGTGGAGGSFASGGPGGDGGGSSVQTNDVATTAISTGGSGGAGGSGGFRGNGGGGGNGGDAAASGTQAGNVVKAGGAGGASGQAGARGKPGATGHPGSP
- a CDS encoding YceD family protein; its protein translation is MASSHRAKTHPDARLPLIFDVSKLGRRPGSMMEVHETVPSPSRIGLDLIAIDRGADLDLDLRLESVSEGVLVSGTVHAPTSGECARCLGPAAGEVEIELTELFAYPDSETESTTEEDEVGHVIDQTVNIEQAIVDAVGLALPFVPLCSEDCLGLCPDCGVALATAEPGHHHDKIDPRWAKLAGMVGDGDEQADPS
- the rnc gene encoding ribonuclease III produces the protein MTPPRQHLLDALGVELPEELLTLALTHRSYAYEHGGLPTNERLEFLGDAVLGLTVTDELFHRHPERTEGDLAKLRASVVNTHALADVARDLTDEGLGAHLLLGRGEVNTGGADKSSILADGMESLLGAVYLHHGVEVAREVILRLFGDLLDTAPTLGAGLDWKTSLQELTAARSLGPPSYVVTSTGPDHDKEFTAIVMVTDTEYGSGVGRSKKEAEQKAAAAAWKALEKA
- the mutM gene encoding bifunctional DNA-formamidopyrimidine glycosylase/DNA-(apurinic or apyrimidinic site) lyase, whose amino-acid sequence is MPELPEVEVVRRGLQAHAAGKTITAVRVHHPRAVRRHEAGAGDLTARLLGATILGTDRRGKYLWLTLSDDEALVVHLGMSGQMLLGPVPNTDHLRIATLLDDGTALSFVDQRTFGGWQLADLVTVDGSRVPAPVAHIARDPLDPLFDRDAVVTVLRRKHSEIKRQLLDQTVVSGIGNIYADEALWRAKINGARLAEKLTRRQLGELLDAAAEVMREALGQGGTSFDSLYVNVNGQSGYFDRSLNAYGQEDRSCRRCGAVIRREKFMNRSSFYCPNCQPAPRRPTR
- a CDS encoding cupin domain-containing protein, which produces MEQHRIEIRSGADLTLAPGAINPEWIIDGDPQIRSTWWSSDTDGLAGNFVWDCTAGRFRWYFGCDETVHIIEGEVEVSADGVPPTWLRAGDSAIFRTGTWATWYVPTYVRKHAVVRTNLPWPLRKQVTVGRRAKHLLRRMLGRGPAPQPQL
- a CDS encoding OsmC family protein is translated as MTELWVERTGIRRYTGRSSRGAEVLIGSETDDGVFTPGELLKIALAGCSGLSSDQPLRRRLGDEFQAVIKVSGDADRDQERYPLLQEKLEIDLSGLSAEEVERLIVVVNRAIDQVCTVGRTLKNGAQVNFEVTDVGRA
- a CDS encoding acylphosphatase: MAEPDVRLTAWVHGHVQGVGFRWWTRSRALELGLTGYAGNQADGRVLVVAQGPRADCERLLELLRGDSTPGSVDTVVADFTEPGEPITGFRER